CCTACGCGGGATTGCCGCCGTCGTTCTCGCGTAACCGCTGTCCCAGTTACTTGCCAGTCAGTCTCCACGCACAACCGCGACTCCGCGCGCGGGCGCAGGCCTGCGTCGCGTTCCCGAAGGCCATGCCGGCGTTGGCATGACGTCGACTTCTACCTCATGCGAGGAAAACACCATGACTACGATTCAAGCATGCGTAAACCCGAGGTTGCTGACCAAAGCGAGCCGGCTGTTCACTGGGACGCTGGAGGGCCGCATCACCGAGCTGCTCCAGAATGCTCGGCGGGCCGGCGCCAAACACGTGGAAATCACCAACGAGAACGGCGTCGTCACCGTGCGAGACGACGGCTGCGGCATCGACGACTTCGCCAAGCTCCTCGACTTGGGCGGCTCAGGCTGGGAGGAGGATTTCCAGGCCAGCGAAGACCCGGCCGGCGTTGGGCTGTTCTGCCTGGCGCCGCGGGCGGCCACGATCCATTCCAACGGCCGGATGGTGCAGATCAGCGACGAGGGCTGGCACGGCGCGCCGGTGGAGGTGCTGCCTGATCCCGATCCGGTGCCGGGCACGATCGTCCAGTTCGAAGACGATGAGTGGTCGCATGCCACCGTGAGTCCGCTGGCGGTCTTCAGCGGCCTGAATGTCGCGGTAGACGACTGCCCGTGCGCAACCGAAACGTTCGTCGGCGAGCGGGCGGTGCACATTCTCGAGCTGGGCTGCCGGATCGAGGTGCGCGAAGCGGAGCAGCTCACGCACTGGCATCGCCAGGCGCGCCGCAGCTTCGCGTACAGCGACAACGTCCTGATCAACTTCCACGGCCAGATGACCAGCTTCGACTTCCACCCGGTCAGCGAGCAGGGACTCTGGTTCCTGGTTGATCTCACGGGCGAACCGACCGGGATCCGGCTGATGCTGCCGGCGCGGACACAGCTTGTGCAAAACGAGGCGTTTGCCCAGCTGAAAGCGGCGCTGGAGCTGGAGGCTTACCGCTATCCGCAGCGTCGCGGCCATCATCGCCTGCCGTACAAGCAGTACCTGCGCGCGCAGGAGTTGGGCATCGCGCTGCCCGAGGCGACACCGACGTTCCAGGTGGGCCTGCTGTCGACGAGCGAACCACCGGAACCGGTCGAGGTGACAATGCCAAAGAACTTCCCACTCGCGCGCTGCTATCGCTTCGACCCGGACTTGCCGGAGGGAACAGACGTGGACGAAACCAACGCGCACCTGCTGGCCGCGCTCGGGAAGTTCAGTGAGCCGTTCATCCCGGTCAGCATCCGCAGCGAATACAACGGATACTCATGGGCCAGCCTGCCGAGGATCGGCAAGGTCACGATCATGGCCGGCAAGGATCTGCACGAGGCCTGCGTCTGGACGGGCACGCTGCGGTGCGTCGAGAGGCTCGTCATCACAGCAACGACGAGCGACGGCAGAGTGTTCTCGTCGCCACCGTTCCGCTGCTCATCGTGCATCTTCGAGAAGATCAGGTACAGGAACTGCCAGAAGGCTTTGTCCTTCTGCATTCCTTCATTGCCGTGGATGAAGTTATGGCACCGGCGGAAGGCGATCCGGAGCATCTCGGGATCCGCTCGGCGCATCCGGATGTCCGACGCCACCTCGCGCGTGCCGGGCGTCTCGTCGCCCATGGGCCAGTCGCCAAGTGGCTGGAACTTGACGTCGAACCGGGTGGCCTTCTTCTGCAGGAAGAAGAAATCTAGGCCGTTGGTCCAGAGGCCGTATTGGCACTGCTCCGCGGCGGCCATGAAGCTCTTGAGCTCAGCCAAGTCGCTCTCGGCCTGCTCGTGGTCGCGCATCTTGGTGGCGCCCTTCTTGCCGTTTTTGGGCTCGGGCCGACACACCGCGACGCGGCACACGTTCCCCTGCGTGTGTTCGCCGCCAGGCTTGAAAATGGCGATCTCCACGCGTTTGCGGCTGCCCTCGATCGCGATCGGGAAGTCCGCCTCCATGTCATCCACGGAGATGGCGTACTCGTGGAACAGCGCTCGCGCGATTCGCTGGCGGACGACTTCTTTCGGGGTTTCCTTCTTTGGCGCCCCTGAGATGTAATCGAGGATCATCCCGTCCCCGAGTGCGTCCGCGCTCGCTGGCGCCTTGTTACTTTTTGCCATTGCGCGTTTCTCCCTCGGTGAGGTCGTCGGTGACGGTGCTTGGTGCACCGGTTCACCGGGACTCGGCAAGGAGGTCGGGTAAGCCAGCACGTCACAAGGCGTTGCGCGCCCGACCACGAAGAAAGCGCAGGGGAAACCCCGCGACAAAGTAACGTAACTCATTGTCGCATAATGCGTTATGGTTGACGCGGCTGGGGAAATGGTTTATTCTTCTTATGAGCAAGCCCCCGGTTCGCGCTCAAGGCTTCGGCCTGGTCCCTTCAGCCGGGCCATGATAGAGCAGGTGACGGCGACGGCTGCCAAGATGGAGGTGTGTGATGGGTCTGATACGGACGGCGCTTGGATTCGGCTGCCTGGCTCTGGCCGGCAAAGCGATCCAAGCTATGGAGAAGTGCCCGAAGGAGGGGCCGGGCAAACTACCGTGTAATTTCGTGAAGGGCGGAGCAGCCGCCGTGCTTGTGGCGGTTGCGGACAATTTGATAGATAGTGCGCCGGCGAGGGGAGTGAAAAGCCCCGGAAGATCAAAGCGGTGAATGGCCAGTGGATGCGAGCTCATTTCAGGCCGAGGGCCAGCTTCGGGTTTCGTCCTGGGCAACTTCACCGCATCGTGCAAACGAACGCTAGCGCGACGTGAAAACCAGCGCACCTACGCGGCGCTCGTGTGGTGTGAGGCGGCGCCCAGAACCGCCAACCGGTTTCGGGCCATGCGCACGTAGCGCGGGTTCAGCTCGAATCCGATGAAATCCCGCCCCAGTTTTCTGGCGACGACCGCCGTCGTGCCGGAGCCCATGAACGGATCGAGAACAATCGCCCTGCGAAAGCCAGCGCGGCACCCGCAGCCGGGAGAAATCACAAGCCCGCGTGCTCGCGACCGATACGTGTGTTCGTCGTAGTCCCGAAGCTCGGTTTCGGATGCCCTTCTGTCCGCGGCTTTCAGCCGGCCCGCTTGGACATCCCGGACGCGAATGTTGAACGCGCCGGGATTCTCGGGGAGCCGGTGCACCTTCTCCTTCGCCATGCCACAGCGAATGCACACCTCCAGCGGGCAACCCGCCTTGATGGGTGTCTCAACCAGATGTTCCGGAAAGACCGCGAAATGCGCGCCGGGACACGGGCGTGTCGAAATCTCCCAGCAGTCGCCCGGGTTCCTGCCGCCGGGAGACAACCAGCGCGGATCCTGCTCGCGGATGATTCGCGCCTCCCCGCCCGGCGGGTGCCCGACCCAGCCGGCTCCGCCGGGGACCTTGACAGCACCGCGCTCGCCCATGATTGCGCCGAGTGAGCGGGTCTCGGCTGCGATTCTCCAGAAGTCGCCCGGATTCTTGCCGCGCGGATGAAACGCACCAGGCGCCGCGGGCTCCGGCGGCTCGCGCATGGTGGCCATCAGCTCGTTCGTCGCGCTGATCGTGCCGTATACCGCGAGGCCGCGGAACGGTCCCGCCGCCGCCCCGCTGCTGTTCGTCCACTCCGGGGCGCTGCTCGACTCGATCCGCGGCGCCGCGTAGCTCCAGCTCGACAGCGCCACCGCCGAGACCACTCCCTGCCTCGTCGGCGGCCAGCGCGAGGCGTTTACCGGGAAACCGCTGCTCGAGTTCCATCCGCGTGCGCGGATAATCCTCGCCCATGCCCCCGCCGCCCCACCGGTCGCGGCAGGTTGGGTCAAGCAAATACCCCTAACCAGAAGGGTGGGCGGCCGCCGCTGGACAAGGGCAAGGTGCTGGCAGGCATCTTCTGGAAAAAAAGCGGCCGGCGCGGGGCCGGCCGCTGCACTGCAGGGGGTTGGTGCCTAATGGGTATCTTCGGGCGCGCCGAGCAGTTCATAGACGCGGCACAGGAGCGCTTCGTACTCGGCCGGGTCGCCATCGTGCGTGGCGACAAGCTGCTCGAACAGGCGTGTGAGTTCGTCCGTCTTGGCGGTATCGCCGGGCGGGGCCGCGGGGGTCGGGGTGGTGGCGGACGCGATCACGGCCTCCATTTCCTCCAGAAGCCGCTTGGTCGGGTCCGCGTCGAGTCCGGATGCGGGGGTGGGCGGGACGGTCAGCACGTCGGCCGCGAGAACGACCCCGGTGGCGTCGTTTGCCGGCGGCCTCGCCGTGATGATGGTATTATCACCGCCGGCCGTGGGCGACTGGTCGGCGGCATTGGGGGTCGGAGGCGGAGTGGCGGGGAGGTCGCTCAGTGAGCCGGTAGTCGCGCTGGTGGTGTCGGGCGACGCGATGGTCGTGGGGGGCTCTGCCGCGATGATGGTGGTTTCGGTGGTCGTGGACGCTTCCGACGCGGGTACGCTGGCGATGGCTTCGGTGGACGCGGTCTGGGTGGGCGCAGCTTCGGTCGCGGCGGCGGTACGAAGGGCCTCCTCGGCGGCGGCCAGGCGCGAGACCTCGTGCAGTTGCGCGCGCGCTTCGGTGAAATCAGGATTGTGTACGAGCGCCTGTTCGAGTGTGCGGGCGGCGTCGGCGTAGCGGCGGGCTTCGGTCTGAATGACGGCGAGGTTGAAGTAGGCGTCGGCCTCGGAGCCGGCCAGCATGAAGGCGGCAAGGGCGTCGGCGTCGCGATTGAGCTTGGCGAGGACGAGGCCGCGATTCATGTGGGCGCGGGTGAAGTTAGGCTGCAACTCGATGGCGTGGGCGAGGGCCTGGTCGGCCTCTTCGTAGCGGTTCTCGAGGTACAGGCTGAAGCCGAGGTTGTTGTACAGGTGCGCGGTGTTGGGCTGTCGGGCAAGCGCAGCGCGGAACTCGGCCGAGGCCTCGGCGTGCCGGCCGAGCTTGTTCAGCGTGATGCCGAGCCGGTTACGGGCGGCGGGCAGGTCCGGGGTGAGTTCCAGGGCCTTGCGGTACTGTTCCGCGGCCTGCTCAAGGCGGCCCTGTTGTTCGAGCAGATGGCCGTGCGCGACGTAGGTGGAGGCGTTCAGCCGGGGGGTCGCGTCGGTGTGCGACTGGGGCAGCGCTCCGGGATTGAACTGCTGCTCCGTGGTCTGACAGGCGACGAGGCCGCTGACGACGACGGTGACCACCGCAATGCCGATTCGCAGGGTGAGCTTGTGCACCGTAGCACTCCCATTCTGGGTTACTGGCTGCGTGGCGCGCTCGCGGCATCAGTGCCGGCCGCGCCCTGCCGTTGATTCGGGACGTACATGCCTTCGTGGGCCTTGATCATGACGGCCTGGATCGCGTCCATGCCGCTGGTGGCGGGCATATCCTGGACGACGACCTCGGCGGTCGTGTCGATGCCCGCTTCCTGGAGATAGGACTGGATGCGCGCGGTGCGCTCGACAAGGAGCGTCTCGCTGGTCTCATCCGTGCTGAACCGGATCGCGCCGCCGTGCAGATCGAGCAGTGCTGACAGGCGGGCCATGCGCTCCTCGCCGAGCGAGTTGAGCTCGGGGCGATGGGGCACGAAATGGACATCCGAAATCGACATGTCCGCGAGCAGGGCATTGTTGGTCATGTGGGCGTACTCGGCCTGCAGGGGACTGGGGGTGTCGGTCGTGCCGTGCGGTGGGGCGTTGAGCCGCGACACGGGTTGCTGACAGGCAGTGCAGATCAGGCCGAGGGCGATGCTGCTCAGGAGAAAAGGCCTCATCGGGGGCTCCTGGAGTTCCGCGCCCGCGCCACCCGCGGACCACCGGGTCTGCGAGCCGCCGACGGCGCAAACAAGCAGTTATCCATAAAATCGGACCGTGGCGGTCGGGACCTGAAGGCCGAGTTTGGCGGTAGAATCCCCGCATGCGCAGCGCCCGCTCCATCGCCGTGACCGTGCTGGCCGTCGTGACGTTCGGGTCGCTGCTGCTGACGGGCGGGGCGGCGTGGCACGTGCGGAGTGCGGGATACCGCAAGTCCTGCGCGTCGCAATTGAGCCGAAGCCTGGGGTTGCCCGCCGAGATCGGGCGCGTTGTGCCACGCTCCCGTACCGCGCGGGAGTTCCAGCAGGTGCGGATCTGGCTCCCGGAGAAACGGGGGGAAGCCGCGCTGTGCGAGCGGGCGCTGGTGACGCAGACGCCGACGTCGGAGCAGCCGGAGGCGTATGAACTGGAACTGCGCGGGGGGCACTGCGAGATTTCGACGCGCACATGGCTGCGGGGGGACTACCGGGCGGTGCTGGAGTCCGGCCTGCGGCCCGGGTTCGATCCGGATGGGCCGCGGCGCGTCGTGTTCCACGGCATGGACCTGTCCTTCGAGCGCGAGCAGTTCCGCGCGGGGCTGGATGACGCGGGCGGCGTGGTCCTGTTCGACGATCCACACGTGGGGCGCGCGACGGTCACCTGCCGGCAGCTCAACGGCTACGCGGCGCCGGAGCCGGTCACGCTGCGGGCGGAGTTCTCGCCGCAGGCGCGCGGCATCCGGCTCGACCGGGTCGAACTGACCGTGCCGGAGCTGCCCATCGCGATCGTCGGGTTGAAGGCCCTGACGGGGCTGGACCTGCAGACCGGTACGTTTGGCGGGCGCGTCGTTTACCGCGAGACAGGTAGCCAGCGGGAGCTGTCGGTCTCCGGGCGCGTGAAGGACGTGCAGCTCGCGGAATGCACCGGGGCGTTCCTGTCGCCGGCGTGGCGCGGGCGCGCGCCGGACGTGGAGCTGATGGAACTGGCGGTGGTCGACGGCGTGCCGCAGTGGGCCGCGTTCAGAGGCATCTTCACGGACGTGGCGCTGGGGGACATACTCGCGGCGGTCGGGCTCCAGGACATCGACGGCGAGGTGGTGCTGCGGATTCAGTCGGCGGAACTGTCGCCGGACGGCGTGGACCGGTTCGTGGCCTCGGGGCGCTGTGCACGCCTGTCGCTTGACCGACTGACGGCGGCGCTGGGCTGGGGCCGGATGAGCGGCCAGGCCCGCCTGGTGATCGATGACCTGACGGTCGAAAGCAACCGGCTCGCATCGCTGGATGCCGAGATCATCGTGGAGCCGACGGGGCCGGAGTCGGATTGGATCGAGCGCAACCTGCTGTCGGAGGTCCTGCGGCGGACGATTGGTTTCGCCTTGCCGTCGTTTCTGCCGGACCGTTTCGAGTACACGCAGTTGGGGGTGCGCCTGGAAGTGCGCGACGAAACCCTCTACGTGTTCGGGACGCACGGCGCGGGGCAGAAGACGATTCTCAGTGTGCGGATCGGCGAGCAGGAGCTGCCGGTGGTGCCCGAGCCGGAACGCCCGATTGACCTACGACCGCTGTGCGACGAGTTGCGGGCGCGACTCACCGCGCAACTGGCCGGGCACTTGCGGCGCCTCAAGGCCGAGGCCGCCGCAACGGAGTAGCGAACCGTGCGTGGTGCCGCGCAGCGTTCCCTGGTCCTGCTGCTGGTAGTGGTCAGCCTGCTGCTGACGGGGCTCACGCTGTGGGCGGTCAGCGCGCAGGGGCGGGCCCTGCAGGCACGCGACTGGGCCGACCTGCGGAACTCGGCGGCGGCGGCGGCGGCGGAGCGACACTCCGCGTGGCGCGCGGACGCCGAACGGGCGCTGGTGCACGCGGGGCGGGCGTTGGAGGCGGGGGGCGCGGACGAATTCGACGCGTGGATCAGCGGGCGCGCGGACTGGCTGCTGGCGTGCTCGTCGACGTGCGGGGAGGCGTGGGTCGTGCATCCACGTACGCCGTTGGAAGAGCCCCTTCCGGAGGTGGCTGCGGCGCCAGCACCGGACAGCGCGCCGACGAGCCCGGAGCTGGAGGCGGGCGGGCGCGATCTGCTGTCCACGCTGCGGGATCTGCAGTACCAGGCGCTCAGCCCGGACCCGCTGACCCGCAGCGGGGCGCTGCTGGCGATGGCGGCGTGCGAGCAGCAGCTTGGGCACCCGCTGGCGGCGGCCCGGATTTTCGCCGATGCCGCGCAACTGTTGCGCTCCACACCGCGGCTGGCGCGGTTCGCGTTTCGCGCGGAGCTGGCGCGCATCGATTCGCTGTGGGCGGCGGGGGACCGCGAGCGGGCGCGGGCAACGGCGGCCGCGTTTCTCGGGGGGTTGCTGGCCGATCATCCCGCGCGGCTGGGGCCGGCGGAGGCGGAGCGGCTGCAGGCACAGACGGAGTTGCTGGCGTTGCCGGTGGAGGATCCGGTGAGCGTGGCGCTGGCCGAGGTCTGCAATCGGGCGGCGCGGCGGGCGGCCGTCGTCGAGGTGGTGCTGGATGTGTTGGGCGCGCGCGCTGGCGCGGAGGAAGCGGAGCCGCGGCGCGGGGAGTTCCTGTACGCCGTCACCGCGGCCGGCGAGCCGCTGGTGCTGACGGTGGGGGCCGTGTCGCGCGACTTTGAGATCGCGCTGGTGGCGCCGGCCGCGGACGTGCTGGCGCGCTACTGGCGGGCGGGTGACGGGGAGCGGTCGTGGCGGGTACGCCTGCCCCAGATGCCGGCGGAGCCGGGCGTGATGCCGCTGCTGGATTTGGGACCGGAGTTCGGCTGCGCGTTGATTGAACCGACCGCGGCGAAGACGGCGGCGTTGCGCGCGACGGCGCGGCGGCGCATGGGGTTCGTGCTCGCGACGGGGACGGGGATGGCGGCGGCGTGGGCGCTGGTGATCTGGGTGATGCTGCGGGTGGTGGCGCGGCAACGGGAGCTGGCGCGCCTGCAAGGGCGTTTCGTGGCGGACGTCAGCCACGAGTTGAAGACGCCGCTCGCATTGATCCGGTTGTTGTCGGAGACGCTGGCGAGTCGGCGGGTGCGTGATCCGGAGCGGATCCACGCCTACCACGAGACGATCACGCGCGAGGCGGAGCGGTTGAGCGTGCTGCTGGACAACATCCTGGATCTGGGGCGGATCGAGTCGGGGCGGAAGCAATACGAGTTTCGCGCGTGCGATATCGCGGCGGTGGCGCGGCAGGCGTGGACGCTGTTCGAGCCTCAGTTTCAGAGCGAGGGGTTCGAGGCGCGGCTGGAGCTGGCGCCGGGCCTGCCGGTGGTGCGGGCGGACGCGCAGGCGCTGCAGCAGGTGCTGGTGAATCTGCTGCAGAATGCGTATCGCTACGCTGGCGAGCGCAAGTTCGTGCGCCTGGCGGTGTCACGCGAGGGATACGTGATCGTGATGGTCGTCGAGGATCACGGGATCGGCATGAGTCGCAACCAGCTCGACCGGTTGGGGGAGAGCTTCTTCCGGGCGGACGATACGCGCGTGCGGCAGACGCGCGGTGTCGGGCTGGGGCTGGCGATCGTGAACCACATCGTGACGGCGCACCGCGGGAAGATCGAAGTGCAGTCCCGGCCGGGGCAGGGGAGCACGTTCACGGTGTGGATTCCGTTTGAGCCGGCGGAGGAGCGGCCGCAATAGCGCGGCAGGCGCGCGACGCGACGGGGTCCGCGGCTTGAGGTCCAGATTCGCAAAAACGATCAAGCGGCGGCGATCGTCCACAGGTAGTCTCCTGGGTGACGGGAGCAAGCGATGAAGCTGCAGACGGAGCAAACGTACAAGGAACGCATGCTGCGAGTGTTGGTGCACATTCAGCAGCATCTCGATGACGCGCTGGAGCTTAACGACCTCGCCGGTCTGGCGCATTTCTCGCCGTACCATTTTCACCGCGTCTTCCAGGGCATGGTTGGCGAGACGCTCATGGCGCACGTGCGGCGGCTGCGCCTCGAGCGGGCGGCGCTGCGGCTGAAGCACACGGACCAGCCGGTCACGCGGATCGCGTTCGAGGCCGGGTACGAGACGCACGAGGCGTTCACACGGGCGTTCCGCGCGATGTTCGCCGAGTCGCCGTCGCAGTTCCGCGAGCTGCACCAGGTGCTCCCGCTGCCGGACGTGCCGTCCGGCGTGCACTACCAGCCCGCCGGGGGCCTGGACGATTTCACACTCCATTACACGGGAGGACCAGCGATGGAAGCCAGCATCAAGAAGTTGGAAGCGCTGCGGGTGGCGTTTGTGCGGCACGTGGGGCCGTATCACGAGGTGGGCGCGACATGGGGACAGTTGTGTGGCTGGGCCGGGCCGCGCCGGCTCTTGGGGCGTGACACGGTGTTCCTTGGGCTGTGTCACGATGATCCGCAGGTGACGCCGCCGGACAAGATCCGGTACGACGCGTGCATGGTAGTGGGGGAAAAAGTACAAGCGGAAGGAGCGGTGGGAATCCAGACGATCCCGGGCGGCGACTACGCGGTGACGGTGCACCGCGGGCCGTACGAGCGGCTGCACGAGACGTACGCGCGGCTGTGTGGCGAATGGCTGCCGAAGCAGGGTCGGGAGATGCGTGGCGCGCCGTCGCTGGAGTTCTACAAGAACGACCCGAACCGGACGCCGCCGGAGGAACTGATCACGGAGGTATGCGTCCCGCTGGAGTAGACGCACAGCTTCCGCGGCTCTGGAGTTCCGGCCCGCCGTCCTATTGGGCGCACACGTTCTTCCGCGTGTCCAGCATGTTACCCATGTGGACGGCTGGGCAACGCCGACGGGCGTTGAGCAGCTGCGGATCTTCTGGAATACGCCGCGCATTGACCGGCGCGCCTGCTCTGGCTGCTACTCATACACAGGTCTGGCGGTGGTGGCGCTGCCGCACCGTGTGGCTTCCAGCTCCACCGCGCGCGGGAACAGGATGTTGTTCTCCTTGTGGATATGCGTGTGCAGGTCGGCCTCGAACTCGGCCAGACCGCTCAGCAGGGCGCGGTACGTGTTGCAGGCATCGACCGGCGGCGCGTAGCCGGCCGTCAACTCGCGGAGGCGCGCCAGGGCGGCGCCGGCCGAATCGTGCTCATGCTCCATGACGCGAATGGGGTTTTGCACGGATCCACAGTGGGCGGCGGTGCATGCACTGGTGGATTCCATGCTCGCGATCATGGGGAAGAGGATGCGCTCTTCTTTCATCATGTGCGCTTCGAGTTCCGCCTGCAGATCGCCGAAGACCTCCTGCACGTCGGTCAGCTCGGTATGGCGCGTTCCGTGCACCTGGTAGACCTTGGCGACGAGCTGGGTCAGACGCGGCAACTCGCGGCGCAGATACGCATGATGCGTGTCGACGATATTCGCGATCAGATCGGCGAGTGGGGCGGTCGTCCAATCCGCGTCGTTGGTCGCGGTGGCGTCGGCGTCCGCCGCGCCGAGCGCGGCGGCGACAGCCCGCGGGTCAATTCCGCCCGCAGCGCAGGCGTCGCGCAGCGGAGTCTGGCCGCCACAGCAATAATCGACGCCGAAGCGCTCGAAGACGCGGGCACGGGCCGGACGTTCGGCGACGAGTTGGCCGACGGGGGTCGCGAGTTCGATGGGGCTCATCCAGACGCTCCTTGCTGGTTGGCTGGTGCTGGCACCGGCCGGTTGTGGGCTAAACATAAACCAATACGTCCACGTTGATATTTGGAGTCTAGCGCGCATAATCGAGCGGTCAAGGTTGCGGTTGGCTTGTGCCTGACCCGCGGCCGGAAGCCGCGGGCCTGCGAGGACTTGGGATGACGATTTCACACACCGCCGAATATGCCTTGCGGGCCATCGTCTGGCTGGCCCGCGACCCCGACATCACGCTGGGCACGCCGCGGATCGCACGGGCCACGCACGTTCCGGCGGGCTACCTGGCGCGCGTCCTGCAGGCACTGGCACGGGCCGGCCTGGTGGAGTCGAACCCCGGCCGGTCGGGCGGCTTCCGGTTGCGGCGCGCACCACGGGAAATCTCAGTCCTCGACGTGATCAACGCGGTGGACCCGGTGCAGCGTATCGAGCGCTGCCCGCTGGGGCTGAAGTCGCATCGCGGGCGTTTGTGCCCGCTGCATCGCCGACTGGACGAGGCCGCCGCGCTGGTGCAGCGCGCGTACGCGCAGACGAGCATCGCGGAAATCGTTGCCGAGGCAACGCCCCTCGCGGCACTGTGCGAGTCAGTATGACGGCCGCGCAATCTCGATAGTGGTGTGCGTGGGCCGATTGTCCCGGGTGCGGGTGTGCCCCGCCGCGTCAGAGCTCCGGGCCGCCGTCGTATTGACCGTAGACGCCCTTCAGCGTTTCCATCATTTCGCCGACGGTGGCGAGGGCTTCGGCGGCGTCGATCAGCGCGGGCATGACGTTTTCGCCTGCGGCGGCGGACTGGCGCAGGCGCTCCAGGGCGGCCGCGTGGCGCTGCCGGTCGCGGCGCTGCTTCATGTCCTTCAGCCGGGAGACCTGCTCGCGCTCGACGTGCTCGTCGATCTTGAGGATCGGGATGCGCTCGAAGTCGTGCTCCTGGTACTTGTTGACCCCGACCATGATGCGCTCGCCACGATCGAACTCGGCGCCGAAGCGGGCGGACGAGTCCGCGATCGCGCGGCGGAAGTAGCCCTGCTCGGTGGCCTTCAGCACGCCGCCGAGGTCGTTGTAGATGTGGTCGAGGATCTCCTGCGCCTGGCGCTGGACTTCGCTGGTGAGCCATTCGACGAAGTAGCTGCCGCCGAGCGGATCGACCACGCGGGTGACGCCGGTCTCGTCGGCGATGATCTGCTGGGTGCGGAGGGCGATCTTGACGGCGTTCTCGGTGGGCAGGGCGAGCGTCTCGTCCATGCTGTTGGTGTGGAGGGATTGCGTGCCGCCGAGCACGGCCGCCAGGGCCTGGTACGCGACACGAATGATGTTGACCATGGGTTGCTGCTCGGTGAGCGAGACGCCGGCGGTCTGGCAGTGGCAGCGGAGCCACCAACTGCGTTCGCGTTCGGCGTGGAAGCGGTCGCGCGTGATGTGGGCCCACATGCGGCGGGCGGCGCGGAGCTTGGCGATCTCCTCGAAGAACTCGTTGTGCACATCCCAGAAGAAGCTGAGGCGCGGGAGGAACGCATCCGGGGCGAGGCCGCGCTTGATGGACTCCTCGGCGTAGCACATGCCGTCGGCGATGGTGAAGGCGAGCTCCTGCGGAGCGGTGGCGCCGGCTTC
This DNA window, taken from Phycisphaerae bacterium, encodes the following:
- a CDS encoding methylmalonyl-CoA mutase translates to MSTRTVPHSPKHHGGHGHHAPDPTTMSGIPIKRVYGPDDIGGIEFLHDIGHPGHFPFTRGMHSDMYRKRVWTMRQFAGFGTAAQTNARFKYLLEKGQTGLSTAFDLPTLMGRDSDDPLALGEVGKCGVAIASLEDMRVLLSGINLADVSTSMTINAPAAILLAFYICVAREQGVGLDKLRGTLQNDILKEFHAQNEFVFPPGPSVKLVIDTIEYCTQHMPQWNTVSVSGYHIREAGATAPQELAFTIADGMCYAEESIKRGLAPDAFLPRLSFFWDVHNEFFEEIAKLRAARRMWAHITRDRFHAERERSWWLRCHCQTAGVSLTEQQPMVNIIRVAYQALAAVLGGTQSLHTNSMDETLALPTENAVKIALRTQQIIADETGVTRVVDPLGGSYFVEWLTSEVQRQAQEILDHIYNDLGGVLKATEQGYFRRAIADSSARFGAEFDRGERIMVGVNKYQEHDFERIPILKIDEHVEREQVSRLKDMKQRRDRQRHAAALERLRQSAAAGENVMPALIDAAEALATVGEMMETLKGVYGQYDGGPEL